Proteins from a genomic interval of Osmia bicornis bicornis chromosome 11, iOsmBic2.1, whole genome shotgun sequence:
- the LOC114873915 gene encoding RYamide receptor-like, whose protein sequence is MNVTTAYTDATSSLAGIMGLEPEIRMDKAENVFDNDLDISPVTLSSAWSRVARLLLLASMAVAGSVGNVFMISAVVVEDQLKKRGNAFLVNVALADLLVTGMVIPVSVIVILAGHEESLSTCRFECTLEALCFLVTVLTLATIAAENYTRLCLPAERYASLTPSRVTGTIIGVWLISITTVVLQSSLDVGPDFCRRRFSGIALEQIIGATLLVGLPALMTTFFYVKLVIRVRHATRGSYKPPVAFSWDYELCKANIYSCLMFVIFWLPFGIAVCVNSFRPISARILYNLAWFALSKSCFNNLLYCVADRHFRNAYVKLFHYCCCKTTVSFSRRPRGDGGRNASDVRLRVHIIHSYASPGSCRPPVSRPNGRDVYEL, encoded by the exons ATGAACGTTACCACGGCTTATACGGATGCAACCAGCAGTCTAGCTGGAATTATGGGACTCGAGCCGGAGATAAGAATGGATAAAGCTGAGAACGTTTTCGACAATGATCTTGACATTTCACCGGTCACCTTATCGTCGGCATGGTCGAGGGTAGCTAGACTGCTCTTATTGGCCTCAATGGCGGTTGCTGGTAGCGTTGGTAACGTTTTCATGATTTCCGCTGTGGTGGTCGAAGATCAACTCAAAAAAAGAG GGAATGCATTTCTGGTGAATGTCGCATTGGCAGACTTATTAGTGACAGGCATGGTAATACCGGTATCCGTGATTGTCATTCTGGCTGGTCACGAAGAGTCATTAAGCACATGTCGATTCGAATGCACCCTGGAAGCTCTTTGTTTTCTGGTCACGGTTCTAACGTTAGCAACCATAGCTGCGGAAAATTATACCCGTTTGTGTCTACCAGCCGAAAG aTACGCCTCACTGACACCAAGTCGTGTAACAGGAACGATCATTGGCGTCTGGTTGATCTCCATAACGACGGTGGTGTTGCAGTCATCGTTGGACGTAGGGCCCGACTTTTGTCGTCGCCGATTCAGCGGCATAGCCTTGGAACAGATCATTGGAGCTACCCTTCTGGTAGGTTTGCCAGCATTGATGACCACATTTTTTTACGTTAAACTGGTGATTCGCGTACGTCACGCGACAAGAGGTTCGTACAAGCCACCGGTCGCTTTTTCCTGGGATTACGAACTTTGCAAGGCAAATATATACAGCTGCCTGATGTTCGTGATATTTTGGTTACCATTCGGCATAGCTGTATGCGTGAATTCTTTCCGACCGATAAGCGCTCGTATCCTTTACAATTTGGCCTGGTTCGCCCTCTCCAAGTCCTGTTTCAATAATCTTCTCTACTGCGTGGCAGACCGCCATTTTCGCAACGCTTACGTCAAGCTTTTCCACTATTGTTGTTGCAAAACTACCGTCAGCTTCTCGCGAAGACCACGAGGGGACGGGGGAAGAAACGCCAGCGATGTACGTCTTAGAGTTCATATTATCCATTCCTATGCGAGTCCGGGGTCGTGTCGACCCCCTGTTAGCAGACCCAACGGACGCGACGTTTACGAGCTCTAA